Proteins encoded within one genomic window of Methanosarcina barkeri str. Wiesmoor:
- the hflX gene encoding GTPase HflX, with product MKISAEQKSNNGSGNGNRVILVKRTIPNSDPEREEYLLQELRELAKAAGYLPVGELKQTRYPDSKYQLGRGKIEELAELVRSTGVEKVIFYNRLSTTQLFNISEICRCQIIDKFQLILEIFAKRATTHRSKLQVELARLRYEVPRARAVVSLLKKEERAGFMGLGDYEDSYEQDLKKRITRIRNELESAEKDDESLRALRHRKGFSLISLAGYTNAGKSTLFNAIVDESVEAKNMLFTTLVPMTRALDLGGRKALLTDTVGFIEDLPHWLVDAFKSTLDEIFLSDLILLVVDASEKPETILQKLSTSHDTLWDRIQGVPIITVLNKADLVDESKLDAIMEQIGYMAPNPVFVSAKKGTGMAALKAEIIKHLPPWCFCSLSLPNSEKGMSILSWLYEEGIVHRVEFGERIFLDYEARTEIINRAHSLLEPQEAQINE from the coding sequence ATGAAAATTTCAGCTGAACAGAAATCCAATAACGGATCCGGCAACGGTAACAGGGTAATTCTCGTTAAAAGAACAATTCCCAATTCGGACCCTGAACGTGAAGAATACCTCTTACAGGAACTCAGAGAGCTTGCAAAAGCTGCAGGCTACCTGCCAGTTGGTGAGCTTAAGCAAACCAGGTATCCTGATTCGAAGTACCAGCTTGGCCGGGGGAAAATTGAGGAACTTGCCGAACTTGTCAGGAGTACGGGTGTAGAGAAAGTTATTTTCTATAACAGGCTCTCTACAACTCAGCTATTCAATATCTCGGAAATCTGCAGATGCCAGATTATCGATAAATTCCAGCTCATCCTTGAGATCTTTGCAAAAAGGGCAACTACCCATCGCTCAAAACTCCAGGTCGAACTGGCAAGACTGAGATACGAGGTGCCCAGGGCAAGAGCTGTTGTGTCTCTCCTTAAAAAGGAAGAAAGGGCAGGCTTCATGGGGCTCGGAGACTACGAGGATTCTTATGAACAGGACCTGAAGAAGAGGATAACAAGGATTCGTAATGAACTTGAATCTGCAGAAAAAGATGATGAATCTTTACGAGCTTTAAGGCACAGGAAAGGCTTTTCCTTGATTTCCCTTGCAGGATATACAAACGCCGGAAAAAGCACGCTTTTCAATGCAATTGTAGATGAAAGCGTTGAGGCAAAGAACATGCTTTTTACAACACTTGTGCCCATGACCAGAGCTCTGGACCTCGGGGGGCGAAAAGCTCTTTTGACCGATACCGTGGGGTTTATAGAGGACCTTCCTCACTGGCTGGTTGACGCCTTCAAGTCCACCCTTGATGAGATTTTTCTCTCGGACCTTATACTTCTGGTAGTGGATGCAAGCGAAAAACCCGAAACGATCCTGCAGAAACTTTCAACATCTCACGACACTCTCTGGGACCGGATACAGGGAGTTCCTATTATTACCGTACTGAATAAAGCCGATCTGGTTGATGAATCCAAACTTGATGCCATTATGGAGCAAATAGGTTATATGGCCCCTAACCCGGTCTTTGTTTCCGCAAAAAAAGGCACCGGGATGGCTGCATTAAAAGCCGAGATAATAAAACACCTGCCCCCCTGGTGTTTTTGCTCTCTTTCTCTCCCCAATTCGGAAAAAGGAATGTCTATTCTCTCATGGCTATATGAAGAGGGAATCGTTCACAGAGTAGAGTTCGGAGAGAGGATCTTTCTGGATTATGAAGCAAGAACAGAGATAATTAACAGAGCACATTCTCTTCTTGAACCTCAAGAAGCTCAAATAAATGAGTGA
- a CDS encoding DUF2209 domain-containing protein, which translates to MWDIIAVDISGRHRIKGGYYMVCAAAALTVSASHIEKIKQIKILPLWQKRAPSLLDVVQLIEDTADQLSFEGTIVAEKGDMYNKPKWVTESMFSRAFKYQESIAERMSIELVHHVSLSARNLLIKELEIEA; encoded by the coding sequence ATGTGGGATATTATTGCAGTAGACATATCTGGCAGGCACAGGATTAAAGGAGGGTATTATATGGTATGTGCAGCCGCAGCACTTACGGTTTCGGCTAGCCATATTGAAAAAATCAAGCAGATCAAAATTCTTCCCCTCTGGCAAAAAAGAGCCCCCAGCCTGCTGGACGTTGTGCAGCTAATCGAAGATACGGCTGACCAGCTTTCTTTTGAGGGTACGATTGTGGCAGAAAAGGGGGATATGTATAATAAACCCAAATGGGTGACCGAAAGTATGTTTTCCAGGGCTTTTAAGTATCAGGAATCGATTGCCGAGAGAATGTCGATTGAACTCGTGCACCATGTTTCCCTGAGCGCCCGTAACCTATTGATAAAAGAACTTGAAATCGAGGCATGA